From a single Fusobacterium ulcerans ATCC 49185 genomic region:
- a CDS encoding PdaC/SigV domain-containing protein: MKKMKSFLGLLLLVFLFISCENGKTAVKDNSNVEKLEYKENKEKYTYDIVIPQIKGIDNEDISYLNLSLQESARIIIENIAASAETASSETPAEAIMSYELKENNFNILSIVVTSYIYQGGAHGTTTVETYNINKKDYSLLNYDVIFDENAEEYFNMKMNDIITKSKENNGSRYALNTEGKEVLFFENAEANVKNTAMYFEGDNVVFLYPHYEIAPYSSGMPIFKFDKKDIKKYIKIKF, translated from the coding sequence ATGAAAAAGATGAAAAGTTTTCTGGGATTGCTGCTGCTTGTTTTCCTTTTTATATCATGTGAAAATGGAAAAACTGCAGTTAAAGATAATTCTAATGTAGAAAAACTTGAGTATAAAGAGAACAAAGAGAAATATACTTATGATATAGTGATACCTCAGATAAAAGGTATAGATAATGAAGATATTTCCTATCTTAATCTTTCTCTTCAGGAAAGTGCAAGGATAATTATAGAAAATATAGCAGCTTCAGCAGAAACTGCTTCTAGTGAAACTCCAGCAGAAGCTATAATGAGTTATGAATTAAAGGAAAATAATTTTAATATACTTTCAATAGTTGTGACTTCCTATATCTATCAAGGGGGAGCACATGGCACTACTACTGTTGAAACATATAATATAAATAAAAAAGATTATTCTCTTCTTAATTATGATGTCATATTTGATGAGAATGCAGAAGAATATTTTAATATGAAAATGAATGATATAATAACTAAAAGCAAGGAAAATAATGGAAGTAGATATGCTTTGAATACTGAGGGAAAAGAGGTATTATTCTTTGAAAATGCAGAGGCAAATGTAAAAAATACAGCTATGTATTTTGAAGGAGATAATGTAGTATTTCTTTATCCTCACTATGAAATAGCTCCTTATTCAAGTGGAATGCCTATATTTAAGTTTGATAAGAAAGATATTAAAAAATATATAAAGATAAAATTCTAA
- a CDS encoding autotransporter domain-containing protein — MSGKDFKYMKRIFKGKIKMTLRTIVMFLVTGTISLSMTEEEIKKKAEEFRTEEYYYMGWGEGNNPLDTINAAEAYAQGYTGKGVTLGIVDDYVNLSHSEFLNKDNSYVIGKIPEDMDWSKNDHGTHVAGIMSASKDGKGMHGAAFNSNLVSGLFSTSEGLVKAYSYFNIREDIKIINNSWADFIYIDEIHNTDGENYKGRDGFLKIMQEYEDISNNMEVLKSSMKSYNKLLIFGNANSGHITPSLYPLLSYLDKDVKNNIIGVTALNTYDERGDSRLLAVFSDLNKYNEENSISAPGTVINSAYADNMGEYIEYDGTSMATPIVTGVGGLVQEAFPYMSGKQIGDVLLSTAEKIIDKTQGITATIQEDEDKKPVLNMIYFGDKSNSKEELKKDIDKYYKENEKFLKIYLSNVFEGREDFIDYFINYSGISIYENVPYEIVYGQGVLDAGKAVKGLGTLNARRLEKEDISSSNNRVNKYLSENEQALYTINTMGFDSTWSNDISETKAGYMTAEGNLEGVTNINKFTSEEKEKLNGYINKNTSLTDEEKEYFDKMFKFYLSNEYRYDSESGEIVTSTDNDILLSNGKEYIDEYNKRVEESGLAGLSVGLLKEGAGTLSLTGNNTYKGASIAGGGTLQIDGSVAGDAYSLNDEMGTGIIAGKGIINGDLYNYGKVQAGSWGSTDILTIKGEFNSTGSIVVNVDGTKNSTLSVESIENIVGTIIEINGTAIPEYVYSGFLVSEKGNADVENLTGKLSLFLGYDVEKSMIRAAAGSYNLAVNKTAGLNSLSGMNSSEKTSSEALEVMYTALSGRNEQRELDILYNLKDEGTALKAFQEIYGGLQGDMIHNLPLNTRINSSIYSRLSDSDMVLDRAENSIVSLDKNMWVKVLNGWKDIDRSRGMSSVDIDMKGFILGNDFQLNSNNKAGYYLAYGENDIKTGNDKGEIKDFRTGLYGNYEKNKLSLNSYIGLGLQRNESERNLTVLDRKAKGKYDSWTLEAGAKVNYEMTKSIYPYGEINIIRYENENFTEKGAGIYSQRFEKSKNIYTTAGLGIEGVKNYKSGRGIIALGYERILTGNDGDMKVSFTGNKNNKFKVRGHEEDRDYLVMKVKGEKLFTNGVSIYGELEGRVSENTKDIRTSLGAGYRF; from the coding sequence ATGTCTGGGAAAGATTTTAAATACATGAAGAGAATATTCAAAGGAAAAATAAAAATGACATTGAGAACAATAGTGATGTTTCTAGTAACAGGAACAATATCTTTGTCAATGACAGAAGAAGAGATAAAAAAGAAAGCAGAGGAATTTAGAACAGAAGAATATTACTATATGGGCTGGGGAGAAGGAAATAATCCATTAGACACAATAAATGCAGCAGAAGCATATGCACAGGGATATACAGGAAAAGGAGTTACATTGGGAATAGTAGATGATTATGTAAATTTATCCCATAGTGAATTTTTAAATAAGGATAATTCATATGTAATAGGAAAAATACCAGAAGATATGGATTGGTCGAAAAATGATCATGGAACTCATGTAGCAGGAATAATGTCAGCCTCAAAAGATGGAAAGGGAATGCATGGAGCAGCTTTTAACAGTAATCTTGTATCTGGTCTTTTTTCTACTAGTGAAGGTCTAGTAAAAGCATATAGTTATTTTAATATAAGAGAAGATATAAAGATAATAAATAATAGTTGGGCAGATTTTATATATATTGATGAAATTCATAATACAGATGGAGAAAACTACAAAGGCAGAGATGGATTTTTAAAAATAATGCAAGAATATGAAGACATTTCAAATAATATGGAAGTATTGAAAAGCAGTATGAAATCATATAATAAGCTATTGATTTTTGGAAATGCAAACTCTGGGCATATAACACCATCTCTATACCCTTTATTATCATACCTAGATAAAGATGTAAAAAATAATATAATAGGAGTAACAGCATTAAATACATATGATGAAAGAGGTGATTCAAGACTTCTAGCAGTATTTTCAGATTTAAATAAATATAATGAAGAAAACAGTATATCAGCACCAGGAACAGTGATAAATTCCGCATATGCAGACAATATGGGGGAATATATTGAGTATGATGGAACTTCTATGGCAACTCCAATAGTGACAGGAGTAGGTGGATTAGTGCAGGAAGCCTTTCCATATATGTCAGGAAAACAGATAGGAGATGTACTGTTATCAACAGCAGAGAAAATTATTGATAAAACTCAGGGAATTACAGCAACAATACAGGAAGACGAAGATAAAAAACCCGTTTTAAATATGATATATTTTGGAGATAAATCAAATTCTAAAGAAGAATTAAAAAAAGATATAGATAAATATTATAAAGAAAATGAAAAATTTTTAAAAATTTATTTAAGTAATGTTTTTGAAGGTAGAGAAGATTTTATTGATTACTTTATTAATTATTCTGGAATTTCTATTTATGAAAATGTACCATATGAAATAGTATATGGACAGGGAGTATTAGATGCAGGAAAGGCAGTAAAGGGATTAGGAACACTTAATGCCAGAAGATTGGAAAAAGAAGATATAAGTTCATCAAATAATAGAGTGAATAAATATTTAAGTGAAAATGAGCAGGCACTCTACACAATAAATACAATGGGCTTTGATTCAACATGGAGTAATGATATATCTGAAACAAAAGCTGGGTATATGACAGCAGAAGGAAATTTAGAGGGAGTAACTAATATAAATAAATTCACTAGTGAAGAAAAAGAAAAGTTAAACGGATATATAAATAAAAATACAAGTTTAACAGATGAGGAAAAAGAATACTTTGATAAAATGTTTAAGTTTTATCTTTCTAATGAATATAGATATGACAGTGAGAGTGGAGAAATAGTAACATCTACTGATAATGATATTCTCTTATCAAATGGAAAAGAATATATAGATGAATATAATAAAAGAGTAGAAGAAAGTGGATTGGCAGGACTTTCAGTTGGGTTATTGAAAGAAGGAGCAGGAACACTTTCTCTTACAGGGAATAATACTTACAAAGGAGCAAGCATAGCAGGAGGAGGAACTCTACAGATAGACGGTTCAGTAGCTGGTGATGCTTACAGTCTTAATGATGAAATGGGCACTGGAATTATTGCAGGAAAAGGAATAATTAATGGAGATTTATACAACTATGGAAAAGTACAGGCTGGAAGCTGGGGAAGTACAGATATTCTTACAATAAAAGGAGAATTTAATTCAACAGGAAGTATAGTAGTAAATGTAGATGGAACGAAAAATAGTACTCTTTCAGTAGAAAGTATAGAAAATATAGTAGGAACAATAATAGAAATAAATGGAACAGCTATACCAGAATATGTGTATAGTGGTTTTCTAGTGTCTGAAAAGGGTAATGCAGATGTAGAAAATCTTACAGGAAAATTATCTCTCTTCTTAGGGTACGATGTAGAAAAATCTATGATTAGAGCTGCAGCTGGAAGCTATAATTTAGCAGTAAATAAAACTGCTGGTTTAAATTCATTATCAGGAATGAACAGCAGTGAAAAAACTTCATCAGAAGCTTTGGAAGTTATGTATACAGCGCTTTCAGGAAGAAATGAGCAGAGAGAACTTGATATCCTATACAACCTAAAAGATGAAGGAACAGCTTTAAAAGCTTTTCAGGAAATATATGGAGGACTGCAGGGAGATATGATACATAATCTTCCTTTGAATACAAGGATAAACAGTTCAATATATTCAAGATTATCAGATAGTGATATGGTGTTGGACAGAGCAGAAAATTCAATAGTATCACTGGACAAAAATATGTGGGTAAAGGTATTGAATGGTTGGAAAGATATAGACAGGAGCAGAGGAATGAGTTCTGTAGATATAGATATGAAAGGATTTATACTGGGAAATGATTTTCAGCTTAACAGTAATAACAAAGCAGGATATTATCTAGCTTATGGAGAGAATGATATTAAAACTGGAAATGATAAAGGTGAGATAAAGGACTTTAGAACAGGACTATATGGAAACTATGAAAAGAATAAACTTAGTCTAAACAGCTATATAGGACTGGGTCTGCAAAGAAATGAAAGCGAGAGAAATTTAACTGTATTAGACAGGAAAGCAAAAGGGAAATATGACAGCTGGACATTGGAAGCAGGGGCAAAAGTAAATTATGAAATGACAAAATCAATATATCCATATGGAGAGATAAATATCATAAGATATGAAAATGAAAATTTTACAGAAAAAGGAGCAGGGATATATTCTCAAAGATTTGAAAAATCTAAAAATATTTATACAACAGCAGGATTAGGAATAGAAGGAGTAAAGAACTATAAATCAGGAAGAGGAATAATAGCTTTGGGATATGAAAGGATACTTACAGGAAATGATGGAGATATGAAAGTATCATTTACAGGAAATAAAAATAATAAATTTAAAGTAAGAGGACACGAGGAAGATAGAGATTATCTTGTAATGAAGGTAAAAGGAGAAAAACTCTTCACAAATGGAGTAAGCATATATGGAGAACTGGAAGGAAGAGTATCAGAGAATACCAAGGATATCAGAACAAGCTTGGGAGCAGGGTATAGATTTTAG
- the mprF gene encoding bifunctional lysylphosphatidylglycerol flippase/synthetase MprF: MYNKGRYDKLKYLLEIGIFCVVIYFIHKEMKIYSVKDIKVSLKAINGSYVILGVGIVIVDYLLLTMYDVLAFKNEKFKLSNLKIIFTSFISYAFANSIGLSGLTGSGLRINLYSLWNVPYKSIINVIKFCYVSFWIGLLWVGGLFLTFEPVDLSRFDFYFGTTREVGIILLIIAISYSSHKVFSKKKSFEISIFQVLISLLDWIMVSGLIYIFLPHSDSLTFIKFFPIFLSAQIIGVLSNLPGGIGAFDYVFLTLMGKYYPPSVIVAALIIFRLLYYIAPFGIALVSYCIYRVILKKGELKNISIVLGKMIISLIPLLISILIFAAGIVLIVSGSMPPLIYRIKILKDLLPVFTIKVSHFLGSITGAVLLILAYGIKKRLNGAYYMTIVFLGAGMTLSLLKGLDYEEAFFLGIILVIIIPLKKYFYRKTSIINEKFTLNWMVMIFLVAISSLYIGFFAYSKSDYMNEIWWKVAFNKEFPRFLRTTIGISATLIVFGVWKLFAPVNEIVEIESSEVSEKVKKCLSLSDNPEGNLVLLNDKKIVLEDGEESFIMYGKSGKSYIAMGDPVGKPEKAGDSIWKFYELCRKNNKQPVFYEVSKDYLDFYLDVGLNFLKIGEEGVIDLKEFTLNIPQRKNIRYTYNKLNKENMTFEVIPKGEGIKYMKRLKEISDEWLESKKAKEKGFSLGYFDEEYLNNFPIAVLKKDEEIIAFANIMVTDSKKEAAVDLMRYLRSCISGTMEYLFIYIILWAKDEGYERFSLGMAPLSGMENRDIAPVWNKIGLFVFKNGESFYNFQGLKLFKNKFYPEWEPRYIAYSGVFSMPKVLKDVTLLISGGVKGLISK; the protein is encoded by the coding sequence ATGTATAATAAAGGCAGATATGATAAACTTAAATATTTACTTGAAATAGGAATATTCTGTGTAGTGATATATTTTATCCATAAAGAGATGAAGATATACAGTGTAAAAGATATAAAAGTTTCTTTAAAAGCTATAAATGGCAGTTATGTAATACTTGGGGTAGGAATAGTAATAGTTGATTATCTCCTCCTTACTATGTATGATGTACTGGCATTTAAAAATGAAAAGTTCAAGCTTTCTAATTTAAAAATAATATTCACTTCATTTATAAGCTATGCATTTGCTAATTCTATAGGACTTTCAGGACTGACAGGTTCAGGGTTGAGAATAAACTTGTATTCTCTGTGGAATGTTCCATATAAAAGTATCATAAATGTAATAAAATTCTGCTATGTGAGTTTCTGGATAGGGCTTTTGTGGGTAGGAGGATTATTTCTTACTTTTGAACCAGTAGATTTGAGTAGATTTGATTTTTATTTTGGAACTACTAGAGAAGTAGGAATTATTCTTTTGATAATAGCAATATCATACTCCTCTCATAAAGTATTTTCAAAGAAGAAAAGTTTTGAAATATCTATATTTCAAGTTCTTATATCTCTTTTGGACTGGATAATGGTATCTGGACTTATATACATTTTTCTTCCTCATAGTGATTCTCTTACATTTATCAAATTTTTTCCAATATTTCTTAGTGCACAGATCATAGGAGTATTAAGTAATCTCCCTGGAGGAATAGGGGCTTTTGATTATGTATTTCTTACTTTAATGGGAAAATATTATCCTCCCTCAGTAATAGTAGCAGCTTTAATAATATTCAGACTTCTTTATTATATAGCTCCTTTTGGAATAGCTCTGGTATCTTATTGCATCTACAGAGTTATATTGAAAAAAGGAGAGCTGAAGAATATATCTATTGTTCTTGGTAAAATGATAATTTCTCTTATTCCTCTTCTCATATCTATATTGATATTTGCAGCTGGAATTGTTCTTATAGTTTCTGGAAGTATGCCTCCCCTTATTTACAGAATAAAAATATTAAAAGATCTTCTTCCTGTATTTACCATCAAGGTATCACATTTTCTTGGAAGTATAACTGGAGCAGTTCTATTGATACTTGCCTATGGAATTAAAAAGAGGCTCAATGGAGCATACTATATGACAATAGTATTTCTTGGAGCAGGGATGACTCTTTCACTGCTGAAAGGACTAGACTATGAAGAAGCTTTTTTTCTGGGAATTATACTGGTTATAATAATTCCATTGAAAAAGTATTTCTATAGAAAAACTTCTATTATAAATGAAAAGTTTACTCTCAACTGGATGGTAATGATATTTTTAGTAGCTATATCAAGTCTTTATATAGGATTTTTTGCATACAGCAAATCAGATTATATGAATGAGATATGGTGGAAAGTAGCCTTTAACAAAGAGTTTCCAAGATTTTTAAGAACTACTATTGGAATATCTGCTACTCTTATAGTATTTGGAGTATGGAAGCTTTTTGCTCCTGTAAATGAAATAGTAGAAATAGAAAGCAGTGAAGTGAGTGAAAAAGTAAAAAAATGTCTTTCTCTTTCAGATAATCCTGAAGGGAATCTGGTGCTTCTAAATGACAAGAAAATTGTGCTGGAAGATGGAGAAGAAAGTTTTATAATGTATGGTAAAAGTGGTAAAAGTTACATAGCTATGGGTGATCCTGTGGGGAAACCTGAAAAAGCTGGGGATTCTATCTGGAAATTTTATGAGCTGTGCAGAAAAAATAATAAACAGCCTGTATTCTATGAAGTATCTAAAGACTATCTTGATTTTTATCTGGATGTTGGATTGAATTTCCTGAAGATAGGAGAAGAGGGAGTAATTGACCTTAAAGAATTTACATTGAATATACCTCAAAGAAAGAATATAAGGTACACATATAACAAACTTAATAAGGAAAATATGACTTTTGAGGTTATTCCAAAAGGTGAAGGAATAAAATATATGAAAAGATTAAAGGAGATATCTGATGAGTGGCTGGAAAGTAAAAAAGCTAAAGAGAAAGGCTTTTCTCTGGGATATTTTGATGAGGAATATCTGAATAATTTTCCAATAGCTGTACTTAAAAAAGATGAGGAAATAATAGCTTTTGCAAATATAATGGTTACTGACTCTAAAAAAGAAGCAGCTGTTGACCTTATGAGATATCTAAGATCATGTATCAGTGGAACTATGGAATATCTTTTTATCTATATAATACTCTGGGCAAAAGATGAGGGATATGAGAGGTTCAGTCTTGGAATGGCACCTCTTTCTGGTATGGAGAATAGAGATATAGCTCCTGTATGGAATAAGATAGGACTCTTTGTATTTAAAAATGGAGAGAGTTTTTATAACTTTCAAGGATTGAAACTATTTAAGAATAAATTCTATCCTGAATGGGAACCCAGATATATAGCTTATTCAGGAGTATTTTCAATGCCAAAAGTATTAAAAGATGTGACGCTTCTTATATCAGGTGGAGTAAAAGGACTTATATCTAAATAG
- a CDS encoding autotransporter domain-containing protein — MSRKDFKYMKRIFKRKIKMTLRTMVVFLIAGTLSMSMTEEEIKKKAEEFRTEEYYYMGWGEGNNPLDTINAAEAYAQGYTGKGVTLGIVDTYVNLSHSEFRRKDNSYVIGEIPKDIDWLKNDHGTHVAGIMSASKDGKGMHGAAFNSNLASGLFSTSEGLIKAYDYFNTREDIKIINNSWGYNVYIDEIHNTDEGKHKGRDGFLKIIEEDKNASDNIEILKNSMKKHNKLLIFSNSNFGHITPSLIPLLSYLDKDIKNNIIGVTALDTFSGKDNLGFLAVFSELNKYNEENSISAPGVMINSANAANSQEYIPMAGTSQAAPMVTGVGGLVQEAFPYMTGKQIGDVLLSTTNKVIDESQKFVGTIQEDVNNPPILNMIYFTGKSDSKNKLKEDIEKYYDANEVMLRMYYLGFGEEGNKENFVETYMEGNLTHIYENVPYEIVYGQGVLDAGKAVKGLGTLNARRLEKEDISSSNNRVNKYLSENEQALYTINTMGFDSTWSNDISETKAGYMTAEGNLEGVTNINKFTSEEKEKLNGYINKNTSLTDEEKEYFGKMFKFYLSNEYRYDSESGEIVTSTDNDILLSNGKEYIDEYNKRVEESGLAGLSVGLLKEGAGTLSLTGNNTYKGASIAGGGTLQIDGSVAGDAYSLNDEMGIGIIAGKGIINGDLYNYGKVQAGSWGSTDILTIKGEFNSTGSIVVNVDGMKNSTLSVESIENIAGTIIEINGIAIPEYVYSGFLVSEKGNADVENLTGKLSLFLGYDVEQANFLTRDTSASYNLAVNKTAGLNSLSGMNSSKKTSSEALEVMYTALSGRNEQRELDVLYNLKDEGTALKAFQETYGGLQSDMVHNLPLNTRINSSIYSRLSDSDMVLNRAENSIVSLDKNMWVKVLNGWKDIDRSRGMSSVDIDMKGFILGNDFQFNSNYKGGYYLAYGENDIKSGNDKGEIKDFRTGLYGNYEKNKLSLNSYLGLGFQRNESERNLTVLDRKAKGKYDSWTLEAGAKVNYEMTKSIYSYGEVNIIRYENEDFKEKGAGIYSQRFEKSKNIYTTAGLGIEGIKNFKTGRGTMALGYERVLTGNDPDMRVSFSGNENNKFKVRGHEEDRDYFVMKVKGEKLFENGISIYGEVEGRVSEKTKDIRTSLGAGYRF; from the coding sequence ATGTCTAGGAAAGATTTTAAATACATGAAGAGAATATTCAAAAGAAAAATAAAAATGACATTGAGAACAATGGTAGTATTTCTAATAGCTGGAACATTGTCTATGTCAATGACAGAAGAAGAGATAAAAAAGAAAGCAGAGGAATTTAGAACAGAAGAATATTACTATATGGGCTGGGGAGAAGGAAATAATCCATTAGACACAATAAATGCAGCAGAGGCATATGCACAGGGATATACAGGAAAAGGAGTTACATTAGGAATAGTAGATACTTATGTAAATTTATCCCATAGTGAATTTAGAAGGAAAGATAATTCATATGTAATAGGAGAGATACCTAAAGATATAGATTGGTTGAAAAATGATCATGGAACTCATGTAGCAGGAATAATGTCAGCCTCAAAAGATGGAAAGGGAATGCATGGAGCAGCTTTTAACAGTAATCTTGCATCTGGTCTTTTTTCTACTAGTGAAGGTCTGATAAAAGCATATGATTATTTTAATACAAGAGAAGATATAAAAATAATTAATAATAGCTGGGGATATAATGTGTATATTGATGAAATTCATAATACAGATGAAGGAAAGCATAAAGGCAGAGATGGATTTTTAAAAATAATAGAAGAAGATAAAAATGCTTCAGATAATATTGAAATATTAAAAAATAGCATGAAAAAACACAATAAACTTTTAATTTTTAGTAATTCAAATTTTGGACATATAACTCCTTCATTAATTCCATTATTATCATATTTAGATAAAGATATAAAAAACAATATAATAGGAGTAACAGCATTAGACACATTTTCAGGAAAAGATAATCTGGGATTTCTAGCAGTATTTTCAGAGTTAAATAAATATAATGAAGAAAACAGTATATCAGCACCAGGAGTAATGATAAATTCAGCAAATGCTGCTAATTCTCAAGAATATATTCCAATGGCTGGAACTTCTCAAGCAGCTCCAATGGTAACAGGGGTAGGTGGATTGGTACAGGAAGCATTTCCATATATGACAGGAAAGCAGATAGGAGATGTATTGCTGTCTACAACAAACAAAGTTATTGATGAATCTCAAAAATTTGTAGGAACAATACAGGAAGATGTAAATAACCCCCCTATTTTAAATATGATATATTTTACTGGGAAATCAGATTCTAAGAATAAATTAAAAGAAGATATAGAAAAATATTATGATGCAAATGAAGTGATGTTGCGAATGTATTATTTAGGGTTTGGGGAAGAGGGAAATAAAGAAAATTTTGTAGAAACTTATATGGAAGGAAATTTAACTCATATCTACGAAAATGTACCATATGAAATAGTCTATGGACAGGGAGTATTAGATGCAGGAAAGGCAGTAAAGGGATTAGGAACACTTAATGCCAGAAGATTGGAAAAAGAAGATATAAGTTCATCAAATAATAGAGTGAATAAATATTTAAGTGAAAATGAGCAGGCACTCTACACAATAAATACAATGGGCTTTGATTCAACATGGAGTAATGATATATCTGAAACAAAAGCTGGGTATATGACAGCAGAAGGAAATTTAGAGGGAGTAACTAATATAAATAAATTCACTAGTGAAGAAAAAGAAAAGTTAAACGGATATATAAATAAAAATACAAGTTTAACAGATGAGGAAAAAGAATACTTTGGTAAAATGTTTAAGTTTTATCTTTCTAATGAATATAGATATGACAGTGAGAGTGGAGAAATAGTAACATCTACTGATAATGATATTCTTTTGTCAAATGGAAAAGAATATATAGATGAATATAATAAAAGAGTAGAAGAAAGTGGATTGGCAGGACTTTCAGTTGGGTTATTGAAAGAAGGAGCAGGAACACTTTCTCTTACAGGGAATAATACTTACAAAGGAGCAAGCATAGCAGGAGGAGGAACTCTGCAGATAGACGGTTCAGTAGCTGGTGATGCTTACAGTCTTAATGACGAAATGGGGATTGGAATTATTGCAGGAAAAGGAATAATTAATGGAGATTTATACAACTATGGAAAAGTACAGGCTGGAAGCTGGGGAAGTACAGATATTCTTACAATAAAAGGAGAATTTAATTCAACAGGAAGTATAGTAGTAAATGTAGATGGAATGAAAAATAGTACTCTTTCAGTAGAAAGTATAGAAAATATAGCAGGAACAATAATAGAAATAAATGGAATAGCTATACCAGAATATGTGTATAGTGGTTTTCTAGTGTCTGAAAAGGGTAATGCAGATGTAGAAAATCTTACAGGAAAATTATCCCTCTTCTTAGGGTATGATGTAGAGCAAGCGAATTTTTTAACTAGAGATACATCTGCAAGCTATAATTTAGCAGTAAATAAAACAGCTGGCTTAAATTCATTATCAGGAATGAACAGCAGTAAAAAAACTTCATCAGAAGCTTTAGAAGTTATGTATACAGCGCTTTCTGGAAGAAATGAGCAGAGAGAACTTGATGTTCTATACAACCTAAAAGATGAAGGAACAGCTTTAAAAGCTTTTCAGGAAACATATGGAGGACTGCAATCAGATATGGTGCATAATCTTCCTTTGAATACAAGGATAAACAGTTCAATATATTCAAGATTATCAGATAGTGATATGGTGTTGAACAGAGCAGAAAATTCAATAGTATCACTGGATAAAAATATGTGGGTAAAGGTATTGAATGGCTGGAAAGATATAGACAGGAGCAGAGGAATGAGTTCTGTAGATATAGATATGAAGGGATTCATATTAGGAAATGATTTTCAATTTAACAGTAATTACAAAGGTGGATATTATTTAGCTTATGGAGAGAATGATATCAAGTCAGGAAATGATAAAGGAGAGATAAAAGACTTTAGAACAGGACTATATGGAAATTATGAAAAGAATAAACTTAGTCTAAACAGTTATCTAGGTCTAGGATTCCAAAGAAATGAAAGCGAGAGAAATTTAACTGTATTAGACAGAAAAGCAAAAGGGAAATATGACAGCTGGACACTGGAAGCAGGGGCAAAAGTAAATTATGAGATGACAAAATCTATTTATTCATATGGAGAGGTAAATATTATCAGATATGAAAATGAAGACTTTAAAGAAAAGGGAGCAGGAATATATTCTCAAAGATTTGAAAAATCTAAAAATATTTATACAACAGCAGGATTAGGAATAGAAGGAATAAAAAATTTCAAAACAGGAAGAGGAACAATGGCGTTGGGATATGAAAGGGTGCTTACAGGAAATGATCCAGATATGAGAGTATCCTTTTCAGGAAATGAAAATAATAAATTTAAAGTAAGAGGACATGAAGAAGATAGAGATTATTTTGTAATGAAAGTAAAAGGAGAAAAACTTTTTGAAAATGGAATAAGTATCTATGGAGAAGTAGAAGGAAGAGTATCAGAAAAAACTAAAGATATCAGAACAAGTCTAGGAGCAGGGTATAGATTTTAA
- the atpE gene encoding ATP synthase F0 subunit C: MNFLLNLDVSTMKAIVLGASAIGAGCAMIAGLGAGIGEGYTAGKAVEAVTKIPEQKANIITTMILGQAVAESTGIFALVVALILLYANPMLNVFN; encoded by the coding sequence ATGAATTTTTTGCTTAATTTAGATGTATCTACAATGAAAGCGATAGTATTGGGAGCATCAGCTATAGGTGCTGGTTGTGCTATGATAGCAGGGTTAGGAGCAGGAATAGGGGAAGGTTATACAGCTGGGAAAGCAGTAGAGGCAGTTACAAAAATTCCTGAACAGAAAGCTAATATTATAACTACAATGATATTAGGACAGGCAGTTGCTGAATCAACAGGAATATTTGCACTTGTAGTAGCACTTATTCTCTTATATGCAAATCCAATGCTTAATGTTTTTAATTAA